A window of the Vicinamibacteria bacterium genome harbors these coding sequences:
- a CDS encoding ABC transporter ATP-binding protein: protein MSLLEVSGLDVSYGDVQALWDVSLAVGEGEVVTVVGANGAGKSTLLKTLAGLLPPRRGQILYDGQAAGGHPPHRLVARGLVLIPEGRQLWPGMTVRENLEMGAYAAGARPRRAETLEAVYAMFPVLAKRARQKAGTLSGGEQQMCAIGRGLMARPRLLLLDEPALGLAPRLVGEVFKALGRIREQGVTLLLVEQNVAHALALADRAYVLESGRVTLSGPCAELSQDPRVREKYLGAQSV from the coding sequence GTGAGCCTGCTCGAAGTCTCCGGCCTCGATGTCTCCTACGGTGATGTCCAAGCCCTCTGGGACGTCTCCCTGGCGGTCGGCGAGGGAGAGGTAGTGACGGTGGTGGGCGCCAACGGGGCCGGTAAGTCGACGCTTCTCAAGACTCTAGCTGGGCTTCTGCCCCCCCGCCGCGGTCAGATCCTCTACGACGGGCAGGCCGCGGGCGGCCATCCGCCCCACCGCCTGGTGGCCCGGGGCCTGGTCCTGATCCCGGAGGGGCGGCAGCTCTGGCCAGGCATGACCGTCCGGGAGAACCTTGAGATGGGGGCCTACGCCGCGGGCGCACGGCCCCGACGCGCCGAGACCTTGGAGGCCGTCTACGCGATGTTCCCCGTGCTCGCGAAGCGGGCGCGCCAGAAGGCGGGAACGCTGTCCGGGGGCGAGCAGCAAATGTGCGCCATCGGGCGGGGCCTGATGGCGCGGCCCCGGCTCCTCCTGCTCGACGAGCCGGCCCTCGGTCTGGCACCAAGGCTGGTGGGGGAGGTGTTCAAGGCCCTGGGTCGGATTCGCGAGCAAGGCGTGACCCTGCTCTTGGTCGAGCAGAATGTGGCGCACGCGCTGGCCCTCGCGGATCGAGCCTATGTCCTGGAGTCGGGCCGGGTGACGCTCTCCGGCCCCTGCGCCGAGCTCAGCCAGGACCCGCGCGTTCGCGAGAAGTATCTGGGTGCACAGTCGGTCTGA
- a CDS encoding ABC transporter ATP-binding protein: MPPEAILSVRGLSKRFDGLLALEGIDFDVARGEIFGILGPNGAGKTTLFACLVGALAPSAGTVRFRGERIDGLPNYEVVARGLVRTHQIVRPFREMTVTQNVAIGAHFGSRGRGRGAPEERVAELLRRTGLSHRAGALAGTLTIGELKRLEIARALATEPAVICLDEVMGGLNPSEIQGAMELIRWVREEGVTVLMIEHHVHAVVGVSDRILMLDFGRKIAEGLPATVVNDPAVVAAYLGDVAVPGGRA, from the coding sequence GTGCCGCCTGAGGCGATCCTCTCCGTCCGCGGCCTCTCGAAGCGCTTCGACGGGCTCCTCGCGCTCGAAGGCATCGACTTCGATGTGGCGCGGGGCGAGATCTTCGGGATCCTCGGTCCCAACGGGGCGGGCAAGACGACCCTCTTTGCCTGCCTCGTGGGCGCGCTGGCCCCCAGCGCGGGCACCGTGCGCTTCCGGGGCGAGCGGATCGATGGCCTTCCCAACTACGAGGTGGTGGCGCGGGGTCTCGTCCGGACCCATCAGATCGTGCGACCGTTCCGGGAGATGACGGTGACCCAGAACGTGGCCATCGGGGCCCACTTCGGCAGTCGGGGCCGAGGGCGGGGGGCGCCGGAGGAGCGGGTAGCCGAGCTCCTGCGGCGCACGGGGCTCTCGCACCGGGCGGGCGCGCTCGCGGGCACGCTCACCATCGGCGAGTTGAAGCGCCTCGAGATCGCGCGTGCCCTCGCCACGGAGCCGGCGGTCATCTGCCTCGACGAGGTGATGGGGGGCTTGAACCCCTCTGAGATCCAGGGGGCGATGGAGCTGATCCGGTGGGTCCGGGAGGAGGGAGTAACGGTCCTCATGATCGAGCACCATGTCCACGCGGTGGTCGGCGTCTCCGATCGCATCCTCATGCTCGACTTCGGCCGCAAGATCGCCGAGGGCCTGCCCGCCACGGTCGTGAATGACCCCGCCGTCGTCGCCGCGTATCTGGGGGACGTTGCCGTCCCCGGGGGGCGGGCGTGA